In Nostoc sp. CENA543, a single genomic region encodes these proteins:
- a CDS encoding PEP-CTERM sorting domain-containing protein (PEP-CTERM proteins occur, often in large numbers, in the proteomes of bacteria that also encode an exosortase, a predicted intramembrane cysteine proteinase. The presence of a PEP-CTERM domain at a protein's C-terminus predicts cleavage within the sorting domain, followed by covalent anchoring to some some component of the (usually Gram-negative) cell surface. Many PEP-CTERM proteins exhibit an unusual sequence composition that includes large numbers of potential glycosylation sites. Expression of one such protein has been shown restore the ability of a bacterium to form floc, a type of biofilm.) yields MKNLALLSVTTLAATSGLTFGTINAASALTWKWNYSGAGITASGTFITNETADDLGFYQILGITGTRNGETITGLQPTGTPIPGNEPFEVDNLISLNPQQLTGDGFGYSTSGGNYSSPFFASFLAIPGYLEVFSAPPLTPGFENLGIEDSELPIRFSASIITVPEPTSILSLFALATLGASSKIKVKKKLQFSQK; encoded by the coding sequence ATGAAAAATCTAGCTCTACTATCTGTCACAACCCTAGCTGCAACATCAGGATTAACTTTTGGAACTATCAATGCTGCCTCTGCTTTAACTTGGAAATGGAATTATTCTGGTGCTGGAATTACAGCGAGTGGTACTTTCATCACTAATGAAACTGCTGACGATTTGGGTTTTTACCAAATTTTGGGAATCACAGGTACACGCAACGGCGAAACCATCACGGGTTTACAACCAACAGGGACTCCAATACCAGGAAATGAGCCTTTTGAAGTAGATAATTTAATTAGCCTCAATCCTCAACAGTTAACAGGTGATGGTTTTGGGTATTCCACATCAGGGGGTAATTATTCTAGTCCGTTTTTCGCTAGTTTTTTGGCTATACCTGGCTATTTAGAGGTGTTTTCTGCACCACCGCTAACACCAGGTTTTGAAAATTTGGGGATAGAAGATAGTGAATTACCTATTAGGTTTTCTGCAAGCATCATCACTGTTCCTGAACCCACCTCCATCCTCAGCCTATTTGCCCTCGCTACCCTTGGTGCATCTTCAAAAATCAAAGTTAAGAAAAAACTTCAATTCTCTCAAAAGTAG
- a CDS encoding WD40 repeat domain-containing protein has protein sequence MVSLRLGQLIHTSFPVVGFRTVVSGGITPEIQQAFLEQIVYQYWDSYEPPSPGYRAAYLHQLNPEQSLFGWLYNDGLDDFGRNDVPFFICYYLAGKLQPLQLENIFICLCTGPVRLINRNNFPECIDSLVIPDLWSYQPARIGVKISQEMIDKSRVAFEHDELIKLFVFTVEEKIQDSAISDEHLLAVSVNKKPDSLFCVHDSFHNAISPPETINTSLKDLSISLPSAEEYQQILLSQTRLKDIQKPIVISPLKSNFMLGIILSNLLILTLILLGYYIWKAAPANHPIPENPDAFLKFNQSSNTQNPIAVKTLNSHADAVWSVVLTQNGQTLVSASADQTIKVWNLNTGKVVRTLSGHSNIVRAIALSRDEKTLVSGGGDGTINVWNFQTLQLIKTITLDPVPVWSLAISDDGQFLISGNGDGTIKVWNLYTGKLLHTFLGHQGRVFSVAMSPDGRTFATGGIDKTVKIWDLQTGKMVKEITKHEDAVRAVIFSRNGQTLASASWDQTIRLWNVRTGELLHTLTGHNARVVTLALGFDNQTLVSGSLDNTIKIWHMPTGKLLHTLSGHSDWILAIATNPAKQLIASSSKDKTIRLWQLDTQNHH, from the coding sequence ATGGTATCTTTGCGGCTAGGTCAACTTATACATACCAGTTTCCCAGTCGTGGGATTTAGAACTGTCGTGAGTGGAGGGATTACACCAGAAATTCAGCAAGCATTTCTGGAACAAATAGTTTATCAATATTGGGATTCCTATGAACCACCAAGCCCAGGATATAGAGCCGCTTATCTACATCAGCTAAACCCAGAACAAAGTTTATTTGGATGGTTATATAACGATGGGTTAGATGACTTTGGGCGCAATGATGTTCCTTTTTTTATTTGTTATTATTTAGCAGGTAAATTACAGCCCCTCCAACTAGAAAATATTTTTATTTGTCTGTGTACAGGGCCTGTTAGGCTCATCAACAGAAATAATTTTCCAGAATGTATAGATAGCTTAGTCATACCTGATTTATGGAGTTACCAACCCGCTAGAATTGGGGTGAAGATTTCGCAAGAAATGATTGACAAAAGTCGGGTTGCTTTCGAGCATGACGAATTAATTAAGCTATTTGTTTTTACTGTTGAGGAAAAAATCCAAGATAGTGCTATTTCTGATGAGCATTTATTGGCGGTAAGCGTCAATAAAAAGCCGGATAGTTTATTTTGTGTTCATGATTCCTTTCATAACGCTATTAGTCCACCAGAAACAATCAATACATCTTTAAAAGACCTGTCTATATCCTTACCATCAGCAGAAGAATATCAGCAAATCCTCTTAAGCCAAACACGTTTAAAAGATATTCAAAAACCTATTGTTATTTCACCTTTAAAATCAAATTTTATGCTGGGGATTATACTCAGCAATCTTTTAATTCTCACTTTAATATTGCTTGGTTACTATATTTGGAAAGCAGCACCGGCAAATCATCCCATCCCAGAAAATCCAGATGCTTTTTTAAAGTTTAATCAGAGTTCCAATACTCAAAATCCGATAGCAGTCAAAACTTTAAATAGTCATGCAGATGCGGTTTGGTCTGTGGTTCTGACTCAAAATGGACAGACTTTAGTGAGTGCAAGTGCAGATCAAACTATCAAAGTCTGGAATCTCAACACTGGCAAGGTTGTACGCACCTTATCAGGACATAGTAACATTGTCAGGGCGATCGCTCTGAGTAGAGATGAAAAAACCCTAGTCAGTGGCGGTGGAGACGGTACAATCAACGTCTGGAATTTTCAAACCTTACAGTTAATCAAGACAATCACTCTAGATCCCGTCCCAGTTTGGTCACTAGCAATCAGCGATGATGGACAGTTTCTCATCAGTGGTAACGGTGACGGTACAATTAAAGTCTGGAATCTCTACACAGGTAAACTACTACACACATTTTTGGGACATCAAGGTCGAGTTTTTTCTGTAGCGATGAGTCCTGATGGCAGAACTTTTGCGACTGGGGGAATTGACAAAACCGTCAAGATTTGGGATTTGCAGACGGGTAAAATGGTAAAAGAAATCACCAAGCATGAAGATGCAGTGAGAGCCGTAATTTTTAGCCGCAATGGTCAAACATTAGCTAGTGCTAGTTGGGATCAAACCATTCGGCTTTGGAATGTGCGGACAGGTGAACTACTCCACACCCTAACGGGACATAATGCCAGGGTAGTAACTCTAGCTTTAGGATTTGATAACCAAACTTTAGTCAGTGGTAGCTTAGACAACACCATCAAGATTTGGCATATGCCAACAGGTAAATTATTGCATACTCTTTCTGGCCATTCTGATTGGATTTTAGCGATCGCCACCAATCCAGCCAAGCAACTAATTGCCAGTAGTAGTAAAGACAAAACTATCCGCCTTTGGCAACTAGATACCCAGAATCATCACTAA
- a CDS encoding damage-control phosphatase ARMT1 family protein has protein sequence MPKLPLPPSLIGAEVGSFTELTITQRMPAIARRVIAENNFSSTINTRLESLATELSIGDLPPLIDDTGKDFAAWQEYLQPYEGQRWLDVPWFLAETYFYRLILEITHYFRPGTWQNIDPFQLQKNQGLETSLDSTILLCQQVNQWLDNVNHEEKFKQTALTALLYFALWGNRVDLSLWSAFAEDRSRFDIQNQLAHILVNDAAQVSELVTNHPGGRIDIILDNAGFELICDLCLVDFLLSSNLANQVYLHLKPHPTFVSDAMIKDVHETTNFLAATNHPQVKSVANRLQKHIASGNLVLSEDFFWTSPLAFWEIPNSLKSELAKTNLIVVKGDANYRRLLGDRHWDMTTAIADIVCYLPAPMVALRTLKSEVAVGLKAEVVEEIAQSDPNWQTNGQWGVIQLVTSV, from the coding sequence ATGCCAAAATTACCTCTACCGCCATCACTGATAGGTGCAGAAGTTGGTTCTTTTACTGAGTTGACAATTACTCAAAGAATGCCTGCGATCGCTCGCCGAGTGATTGCAGAAAATAATTTCTCATCTACAATTAATACCAGATTAGAAAGTCTGGCGACAGAACTATCAATAGGAGATTTACCACCTCTGATTGATGATACTGGTAAAGATTTTGCGGCTTGGCAGGAATATCTCCAACCCTACGAGGGTCAACGTTGGTTAGACGTTCCCTGGTTCTTAGCAGAAACTTATTTTTATCGATTAATTTTAGAAATTACTCATTACTTTCGCCCTGGTACTTGGCAAAATATTGATCCATTTCAATTACAAAAAAATCAAGGTTTAGAAACATCACTTGATTCCACTATTCTTTTATGCCAACAGGTGAATCAATGGTTAGATAATGTTAACCATGAGGAGAAATTCAAACAAACTGCCCTGACGGCACTACTATATTTTGCTTTATGGGGAAATCGAGTTGATTTAAGTTTATGGTCAGCCTTTGCTGAAGATAGAAGCCGGTTTGATATTCAAAATCAACTGGCACATATTCTAGTTAATGATGCGGCTCAAGTTAGTGAATTAGTAACTAATCATCCAGGTGGTCGCATTGATATTATTTTAGATAATGCGGGGTTTGAGTTAATTTGTGATTTGTGTTTAGTAGATTTTTTATTAAGTAGTAATTTAGCTAATCAAGTTTACCTACATTTAAAACCTCATCCTACTTTTGTTTCTGATGCCATGATTAAGGATGTGCATGAGACGACAAATTTTTTAGCCGCCACTAATCATCCCCAAGTAAAATCTGTAGCTAATAGGTTACAAAAACATATTGCATCAGGAAACTTAGTCTTATCTGAAGATTTTTTCTGGACATCACCTTTAGCATTTTGGGAAATACCTAACTCTCTTAAAAGTGAATTAGCTAAGACTAATTTAATTGTAGTGAAAGGGGATGCGAATTATCGACGATTATTAGGCGATCGCCATTGGGATATGACCACAGCAATTGCAGATATAGTCTGCTATTTACCTGCACCAATGGTAGCCTTGCGTACCCTAAAATCGGAAGTGGCTGTTGGGTTAAAAGCTGAAGTCGTCGAGGAAATTGCCCAATCTGACCCGAATTGGCAAACTAACGGACAATGGGGTGTAATTCAGTTAGTAACTTCAGTTTAA
- a CDS encoding alkaline phosphatase, with protein MVDYRNVQQFLQSRVKRRNLIIGAGAFTGLAIASQFPQQRAIAKGRFSDYPFKLGVASGEPYDTSVVIWTRLAPEPLNGGGMPNVNVPIRWEVATDPSMRRIVSRGTVLATPELAHSVRVIVEGLLPHTWYWYRFHVNSEASPIGRTRTAPAAGSFSSQLKFALASCQHYEQGYYTAYKYMAEDDLDLVVHVGDYIYEGGINLTRPRQHNSTEIFTLEDYRNRHALYKTDANLQATHAAFPWIVTWDDHEVENNYANLISEIDTEPDQDPVIFAQRRAVAYQAYYEHMPLRPFSRPVGPDMQLYRRLNFGNLATFHVLDTRQYRTDQPCGDGTRTGCLDALSPQATITGQAQEEWLFDGLDKSSARWNILAQQVPIAQRDFTPGEGQSFSMDKWDGYVASRNRLMNFIAQRQPSNPVSLAGDVHSHWAMDLKANFDNPASATLASEFVCSSISSGGDGADITPAIQAYLPDNPHIKFYNGQRGYVRCTVTPTSWRSDYLVVSGVTTPFGTISNRASFVVDNGIPGIRQIV; from the coding sequence ATGGTAGATTACCGTAATGTTCAACAGTTCCTGCAAAGTCGGGTGAAGCGACGCAATTTAATTATCGGCGCAGGCGCATTTACCGGTTTAGCTATTGCCAGCCAATTTCCCCAACAAAGAGCGATCGCCAAAGGCAGATTTTCCGATTATCCTTTCAAATTGGGTGTAGCATCAGGCGAACCCTATGATACTAGTGTTGTTATCTGGACTCGTTTAGCTCCCGAACCTTTAAATGGCGGTGGAATGCCAAATGTCAATGTACCGATTCGCTGGGAAGTCGCTACTGACCCCAGTATGAGACGCATTGTTTCTAGAGGAACTGTACTTGCAACTCCAGAACTGGCTCACTCTGTTCGGGTAATCGTGGAAGGACTTTTACCCCATACTTGGTATTGGTATCGCTTTCATGTGAATAGTGAAGCTAGTCCCATCGGTCGGACTCGCACTGCACCTGCGGCTGGTAGTTTCTCTAGCCAATTGAAGTTTGCTTTAGCCTCCTGTCAACACTATGAGCAAGGCTATTACACTGCTTATAAATACATGGCAGAGGATGATTTAGACTTAGTAGTTCACGTTGGTGATTATATCTATGAAGGTGGGATCAATCTGACCCGTCCTAGACAGCACAATAGTACAGAAATTTTCACCTTAGAAGATTATCGCAACCGTCACGCCCTCTATAAAACAGATGCCAATCTGCAAGCCACTCACGCCGCCTTTCCTTGGATTGTCACTTGGGATGACCACGAAGTCGAAAACAACTACGCCAATTTGATTTCAGAAATCGATACAGAACCAGACCAAGATCCAGTCATCTTTGCTCAACGGCGGGCTGTAGCTTATCAAGCTTACTATGAACATATGCCTCTGCGTCCCTTCTCCCGACCAGTCGGCCCGGATATGCAGCTTTATCGGCGGTTAAACTTTGGCAATTTGGCGACATTCCATGTCTTAGATACTCGCCAGTATCGCACAGACCAACCTTGTGGCGACGGTACAAGAACAGGTTGTCTAGATGCACTCAGTCCCCAAGCCACAATTACAGGTCAAGCGCAAGAAGAATGGCTATTTGATGGACTGGATAAATCTTCAGCGAGGTGGAATATCTTAGCGCAGCAAGTTCCCATTGCTCAGAGAGATTTTACCCCCGGCGAGGGTCAATCTTTCAGTATGGATAAATGGGATGGGTATGTAGCTTCCCGTAATCGCTTAATGAATTTTATCGCCCAGCGTCAACCATCCAACCCGGTTTCCTTAGCAGGTGATGTGCATTCTCATTGGGCGATGGATCTCAAAGCGAATTTTGATAACCCTGCTTCAGCCACATTAGCTAGTGAGTTTGTTTGTAGTTCCATTAGTTCTGGTGGTGATGGTGCTGATATTACTCCCGCAATACAAGCTTATTTACCAGATAATCCCCACATTAAGTTCTACAATGGGCAACGGGGATATGTGCGTTGTACTGTGACTCCTACTAGTTGGCGATCGGATTATCTTGTGGTGTCTGGTGTCACAACTCCTTTCGGGACAATTAGCAATCGAGCTTCCTTTGTAGTTGATAACGGTATTCCGGGAATCCGACAAATCGTATAA
- a CDS encoding Precorrin-3B methylase produces the protein MTKQDTPLTGDALIKEVCRRIRVARSYWDAHNNAACRGERDRALVLYNTLTKEQKQQIPEVLRVWLRYRSEKYFGAHRTPPKSRRKSK, from the coding sequence ATGACTAAGCAAGACACTCCCCTCACTGGGGATGCACTGATTAAAGAAGTTTGTCGGCGAATTCGAGTCGCCCGTAGTTATTGGGATGCACATAACAATGCTGCTTGTCGGGGTGAGCGCGATCGCGCTTTAGTTTTGTACAATACACTCACTAAAGAACAAAAACAGCAAATCCCAGAAGTGTTGCGGGTGTGGTTACGTTATCGCAGTGAAAAGTATTTTGGCGCACATCGCACACCGCCTAAATCACGTCGTAAATCAAAATAA